One genomic segment of Coffea arabica cultivar ET-39 chromosome 6e, Coffea Arabica ET-39 HiFi, whole genome shotgun sequence includes these proteins:
- the LOC113696581 gene encoding receptor-like protein kinase FERONIA encodes MFLFLVYLCFLFNLLFVIASTGSTPPYTPTDYILINCGSSSISTSVDGRKWGGDVGSKFSPNDMANISSAVTATEQDPSVSGVPFSSARIIRSQFSYTFPVSLGKKFLRLYFYPTSYTGGLNTTESFFNVTANNYTLLSNFSAYLTVSSKGFSPPFVFEEHIINSVVKEYIINIEDMNQFLNVTFLPSSNSYAFVNGIEVVSTPEDLYMGKDGQFECDQDKTALEILYRLNVGGNDVSVVEDSGMFRGWAPDYDFLWGTDKGNPLSNNEIDIKYTPQTPNYTAPPVVYATARAMGKFSTSFNLSWMFPVDSGFYYLMRLHFCEIIPDLIAADYDRVFIIFISNITAEPFADVIRWAGGPGIPVLRDYPVFVPNPPDGRQTKQGLFLALHPNLDVKPKYADAILNGLELFKLITSDGSLGGTNPNLSRDPNSLASNKKSPIKGSPGKPRVLFAAIGGGVSVVLILGFLIFRWRWKRRVKDVDQKSASKSSLSTPPRSTKTGASGSSSLRRFLLEEIGSASANFDAKFVIGTGGFGNVYKGYIDNNLTTVAIKRLNPSSRQGAREFQTEIEMLSKLRHLHLVSLIGYCDEKGEMILVYDYMANGTLRDHLYRTDNPPLPWKKRLQICIGAAKGLDYLHTGTKHTIIHRDVKSTNILLDETWVAKVSDFGLSKLGPSGIYSHISTQVKGSFGYIDPEYYTRQQLTDKSDVYSFGVVLLEVLCGRAAIILDLPQEQVNLAEWAKKCYKKGIIHRVVDPDVKGEIAPQCLRIFAETAINCLKDQGIQRPGMDDVVGGLEFALQVQEAAENEGGRPDPFPLHMHGGDVQNMTDDDTDVISESEGDQDSAGKIEMVVLQLGHPRQAVTTSRCDSVFSEILNPNGR; translated from the coding sequence ATGTTCCTTTTTCTTGTATACCTCTGctttctcttcaatttgttGTTTGTCATCGCTTCCACTGGCAGTACTCCGCCTTACACCCCCACAGATTATATCCTGATCAACTGCGGCTCATCCTCGATTTCAACCTCAGTTGATGGCCGGAAATGGGGCGGCGACGTGGGCTCAAAATTCTCACCTAACGACATGGCAAATATTTCATCAGCAGTCACAGCCACTGAGCAAGACCCCTCAGTCAGCGGAGTCCCTTTTTCAAGTGCCCGAATCATCCGTTCTCAATTCTCTTACACCTTCCCTGTCAGCCTAGGCAAAAAGTTCCTCCGCCTTTACTTCTACCCTACCTCGTACACCGGCGGTCTCAACACAACTGAGTCTTTCTTCAATGTCACGGCTAATAACTACACCCTTCTCAGTAACTTTAGCGCATATCTCACAGTTTCTAGCAAGGGATTCTCGCCACCCTTTGTTTTTGAAGAACATATAATCAATTCGGTTGTTAAAGAATATATCATCAATATTGAGGATATGAATCAGTTCCTCAACGTTACCTTTTTGCCCTCTTCGAATTCCTACGCTTTCGTTAATGGAATTGAAGTTGTTTCAACCCCGGAAGATCTCTACATGGGCAAGGATGGCCAGTTCGAGTGTGATCAGGATAAGACTGCTTTAGAAATTCTTTACAGGCTCAACGTAGGAGGCAATGATGTTTCTGTGGTGGAAGATAGTGGGATGTTCCGGGGATGGGCTCCAGATTACGATTTCCTCTGGGGCACAGATAAAGGAAATCCACTGAGCAATAATGAAATTGACATCAAGTACACTCCACAGACCCCAAATTACACCGCTCCCCCAGTTGTTTATGCTACTGCCAGGGCGATGGGAAAGTTCAGCACCAGCTTCAACTTGAGCTGGATGTTTCCTGTTGATTCTGGGTTTTATTATCTCATGAGGTTGCATTTTTGTGAGATTATTCCTGATTTGATTGCAGCGGATTACGACCGGGTGTTCATAATATTTATTAGTAACATAACAGCTGAGCCATTTGCTGATGTTATacgttgggcaggcggcccagGAATCCCAGTTCTCAGAGACTACCCCGTGTTCGTTCCAAACCCACCAGACGGTCGCCAGACCAAGCAAGGCTTGTTTCTTGCTCTGCACCCAAATCTTGACGTCAAACCAAAATATGCTGATGCAATCTTGAATGGCTTAGAATTGTTCAAATTGATTACCTCCGACGGCAGTCTTGGCGGGACCAATCCTAATCTATCGAGGGATCCCAATTCTCTGGCATCAAACAAGAAGTCACCGATTAAGGGGAGTCCTGGAAAACCTCGGGTACTGTTTGCTGCCATTGGAGGAGGGGTTTCTGTGGTTTTAATCCTCGGTTTCTTGATTTTCCGGTGGCGATGGAAGAGACGGGTAAAAGACGTGGACCAGAAAAGTGCTTCAAAGTCATCACTTTCAACCCCGCCAAGGTCAACAAAGACTGGAGCATCGGGTTCATCGTCGCTTAGAAgatttttgttggaggagattggATCCGCTTCAGCCAACTTTGATGCCAAGTTTGTGATTGGGACTGGAGGATTTGGAAACGTGTACAAAGGGTACATAGACAACAATCTAACCACGGTAGCGATAAAGCGATTAAATCCTTCATCAAGACAGGGTGCCCGTGAATTCCAAACCGAGATCGAGATGCTATCAAAGTTAAGACATCTTCATTTGGTTTCCTTGATAGGCTACTGTGATGAAAAGGGCGAGATGATCTTGGTTTATGATTATATGGCTAATGGAACCCTCCGCGATCATCTCTATAGAACAGACAATCCACCGCTCCCATGGAAAAAACGCCTTCAAATCTGCATTGGTGCCGCCAAAGGGTTGGATTATCTCCACACGGGCACCAAGCACACTATCATTCACCGCGATGTCAAGTCAACCAACATATTATTGGACGAGACATGGGTGGCCAAAGTTTCGGATTTCGGATTATCCAAACTTGGTCCGAGTGGGATTTACAGCCATATCAGCACGCAGGTCAAGGGGAGTTTCGGCTACATAGATCCGGAGTACTACACGAGACAGCAATTGACGGACAAGTCTGATGTGTACTCATTCGGGGTGGTTTTGCTTGAAGTTTTGTGTGGTCGGGCAGCTATTATTCTAGACTTACCCCAGGAGCAGGTGAATTTGGCTGAATGGGCCAAGAAGTGTTACAAAAAAGGGATTATCCATCGAGTTGTGGACCCAGATGTGAAGGGCGAGATTGCACCCCAATGTTTGAGGATTTTTGCTGAAACGGCCATTAATTGTTTGAAAGATCAAGGGATTCAACGACCGGGAATGGATGATGTAGTTGGTGGCCTTGAATTTGCATTGCAAGTCCAGGAGGCAGCGGAAAATGAGGGTGGTCGACCTGATCCATTTCCCTTGCATATGCATGGAGGAGATGTGCAAAATATGACCGATGATGATACAGATGTGATTTCTGAATCAGAAGGCGATCAAGATTCTGCTGGCAAGATTGAGATGGTGGTATTACAACTTGGACATCCACGGCAAGCAGTGACAACTTCAAGGTGTGACagtgttttctctgagattctGAATCCCAATGGACGGTAA